GATGTGGGGCGGCGGATCGTGGCCGTGCCCGATCTGGCGGGGCTGCAAGGCCCGACGGTCGCGCCCGTCTTCGACAAGACGCGGCTGGACGCGGCGGCGGGCGACGGCGGCTCCGGCTGGTACAGCATCTCGATCGTGGTCCACAGCGACCGGACGCTGCCTGCGGTCGAGCATCTGCGCTCGCTGGGCAGCACCGGCATCGTCGTGCTGCCGCTGCACTATGTCTTCGGTGATCGCTCGGACAGCTTCAGCCGCCTGCTTGAGCAGTTCGACGCCGACTCGTGAGCGCTCGTGCCGGGGCTAGGCGCTGCGATCCGAACGCGCTAGCGCCGATGAGGACGATATACCTGTTGGATGCACAGCCCGATCGGTATGATCGAGCCTCTACGCCGCGAGGCGCGTCTGTTTTGTGGAAAGGTGCTGTCGATGTCGCTACCTGAGGTGCTCTTTGTCTTTGCCGCGCCCTATCTGCTGGCCTGGCTGACCGCGAATGCGATCCGGCGCGTGAATATGCTCCCGCCGACCGCCTCGCCCGCGACGATCGCGCGCAATCATCTGGGACGGCTCACGGTGCAGCAGCGGCGGGCGCTGCTGCTCTACAATCTGCCGGAGATCATCTTTGGCCTTGCCGCGATCCTCTTCGCGCTGGGCTGGCAGCCCGATGCCGGGCTGCAAGGCACTGCCCTGCGCTGGGGACTGGCCGGTATGGCGCTGGTGCGGCTGGGCCTGCTCTGGCCCGTCTGGCGCGATCTGGTTGGCGGCAAGGTATCCGCGCTGAGCGGGCCGCTGCGGAAGATCCAGTTTCGCTCGCGGCTGGCGCTGGCAACCGAGGACGGCCCGATCGTGGTGCTGCCCGTCGAGCGCGCGCTCTACGCCGGATACGACGCTGGACAGCCCGTGACGATCTTCTACACGCCGCACAGCAAGCGTGTGGTCGCGGTGCAGCCCCTGGCCGAGGATTCTGCTCGCGCCGCCAGCCCGGTCCACGCCACCGCGTAGGCCCTGGTGGTACACGCGCCGCACGATCCCGCTCCCACAGCCGAAGCGTGCCTGTAGCCTACTGGGGAGCGGGGTATTTTGCCGCCAATTTTTTGACCGTCGTTGCGCTGCGCATCGTCGCTGGCATGCCGATCGTCTTTTCGAGCAGCGCGCCGGAAAAGGCCGACTCGCTGAGCTTGGTGCGGCATAGCCAGTAGATTTCGCGCCCGTGGACGTGAAAGTCGTCGGTCGGCGAGCGAAGGGCCATCAGCTTTTGCCGCGCCTCTTTGGTGGGCGGCGCTGCCACGAACGAGATATAGAGCGAGCTGCCTTCCGCATCGGCCTTGGCGAACGGCTGATAGGCTGCAATCGCCGCCAGCTCGGCGGTCGTTCGCAGGAATGTCGCGACCTCGTAGCCCAGCGCTTGCTTGAGGTGACGCTCGATCTGCGCTTCGAGCGCGCGCGCGTCCGCGTTCGGCGATTCAAAGATCACATTGCCGCTTGCGATGAACGTCGCGACGTTAGCAAACGAAAGCTCCTCAAAGAGCGCGCGCAGGTCGGCCATCTTGACGGTATGACCGCCAACGTTAATCGCCCGCAGAAACGCGATATATTGCTGGGCTGCGCTCATCGGTCGGCTCCTCAGATGCGTACCAAAAGCATGCGCTATTCTAGCACAGATTTGCTAGAAGGCATCCGACACCTCTGCCGTGACTTGGTCAAGGGCAAAAAGCACTACCCTGACTTGACAGGCGTAGTCCGGGCATCGAGCAGTTGCATCAGTAGGCGAATCTGCTCCTGCTGCATCGCGACCAGCTCGGCCCATTGATGCTCACGTAGCTCGTCGAACTTTTCATGAAGGCTGGCGATTTCGAGCTCAGCCTTCAAATTCACCTCGTAGTCATGCGCTACGGTCAGCCGATCCTTTGCCGCCTGGCGATTCTGCGACATCATGATGATCGGTGCCTGGATCGCGGCGAGCATCGAGAGCACAAGATTGAGCAGAATGTATGGATACGGGTCAAAGGCTTCTGCGCGGCGTGCCAGGACTAATGAGTTGAGGATAATCCATGAGAAGAGGATCGCGGCAAACAGCATGATAAAGGTCCATGATCCGCCAAAGGTCGCCACCCGATCGGCCAGCCGTTGCCCAAATGTCAACCGCTCTTCAAAATCGCGGTTGGTATTCCGGCTGATATGGATGCCTTCGACATGCTGCCGAAGAATCTGCTGCTCACGCGCTGATAGCGCCTCGAAGCTGGTTCGCAGCCGTTTCTTTGCGACTTCTTGTAGGCTGTTCGTCATATCGTGCTCCTGTCATCTTGTGCCAAGCTCAGGGTTAGATTGAGTGTAGCCTCGTCCAGATCCGGTTTGTAAATTGTACAGCAGGAGGCTGCGCGGACCAACATGGAGCGAATCGCCTGGAATACCCTCGCGTGCGCTCAGGTCGCGCGCTACGCTTGCCGCTGCAACCTTTGATGAGCGGTCTTCGTCGATTCAGACGCGCTGAGCAACGTCACGAAACAGCGCGATCGTCGCCGATACCTGGCAACCGGCTTTACCGCACCGTCATCTGAGGAGCAAACCATGACGCGACAACGCATCGCATTCACGATCATGCTGGCCTATCTGTGGGTGATGATGATCCTGTTGGGCAGCATCGCCATCGAGACGTTTATGATCTATCCCAATATTTTCCACAACCCGCCGGAGTCGTTCGACATCGCGCTGAAGTTCATGTCGGTTCGCGCTCCAAACGACTTCTTTCCGCCGCTCGGTTTTCTTAGCTGGGTGACGGGCGCGGGGGCCTTGCTCCTGGGCTGGAATGTGCGCTCAGCACGGTATTGGATCTTGGGTAGCCTGCTGATGATCGTGTGTGAGGGACTGGTTTCGATGGCGTTTTTCTGGCCGCGCAACACGATCATGTTTATCGAGGGGCCAGCGGTCCATTCGGCGGCCTTTCTGCGGCAGACCGCTCAAGAGTTCCAGACGCTCCACTGGTCAAGGGTGGCGTTCAATCTGGCGAGTTCGGTATTCATCTTCACGGGCTTCTTGAAGTTCTACCGCCATAGGATCATCGCTCAGCACGCGCTGACGGCCCCACGCGGTACAATACAGGCAAGAGGAGCCTGATGAATCTGCGCGATGCAATCACGGTCAACAATCAGCCGCTCAGCGCGGCAGCGCCGGTCGGCGATTTCTACGAGTGGCAGCCGATCGAGATTGGCTGCGCGCCGCAGCCGGGCGTAGTGGCCGCGCGGCTGCGGATCGATGCTGCCGACCTGGGCTCGCCGACGACGACGCTGGGCGATACGACCTGGCGCTGGCGCTGGAATCCGCAGCACGCGGTCGGTCGCTTCGAGGCGACGCTTGAGCTGCGCCGCGCCGACGATACGACGACCGAGTCGTTCGAGCTGCGGATCGTGCCGCGCAAGCTCGACCTTGAGCGCTACGAGGCGCTGATCACGGCAGTGCAGCGCGATGCCTATGCGATCGTCTATGCGCTGAGCGGTGGTCGCGAGGGCGCGACGCTCCAACCTCCATCCGCTCCGCAGCGTCCGCTCGTCGAGGAGTACTACACGCTGGTCGAGCGGCATGTCGCGGACGCTTTGGCGCTGGTCAAACAGATCGGGCCGCGACCGCATCACACGTTGCAGCCGCAGCCGACCGAGACACAGTTGCCGGAGGTCGATCGGCTGGAGGCGGCGGCGCTGGCCGAGGCGCTGCGTGGCCCGCTGGACGATCTGCCCGACGATGTGCTGCCGCCGCTTCAGGCGGCGCTGCGTCCGCCTGAGCGCGTGCGCGGCGGTCCCGTGCCGCGCATGGTCCGTACCGCCCGCTCGACCGCGTCGCACGATGTGATCGAGCACCGGCTGCTGAAGCATGTGCTGCATGTGCTGCTCTGGCGCATGGGCTTTGTGCGCGAGATGGTGCGTCGCGAGCTGCTGCGCCGCCAGCGTAACGCGCAGGTGATCGACGAGGGCGGCGCGCTCGCTACGTTTGAGCGCTGGCACAAGCGCTGCGGACGAGCGCTGCGCGATCTGCGCAAGGCGCTTGAGTCGCCGTTCCTGGCGGGCGTTGCCGCGCTGCATGCGCTGCCCGGTCCCACGCACCTGATGCGCCACGACCCGCGCTACCGCCGCCTGTACGAGCTATACCGACACCTGCGCGCCGTGCCGTTCATCGCTCTGGACAGCCCGACGCTCTGGCTGCCGATCCAGGAGTTGCCGCTGCTCTACGAGCAGTGGTGCGCGCTGCAAGTCGTCAACGCGCTGCTGCCGATGGGCGAGATCCTTGTGCAATCGCTTGTGGCGCGCGCCCAGCAGGCGACCGATCCGATCCGCAGTAGTCGCTGGACCCTTCGCCTCAGCCAGAACACGCCGCTGCTGACCGTGCGGCGCGCGGATGGAGCCCGGCTGGCTGTCTGCTACCAGCGGCGCTACCAGCCCCAGCCGCCGTCGAGCGCGGTGCTCGGCGCGCTCGATCCGTTTGTGCGCATCCCCGATATTGCCGTGGAGCGCGCGCGCGCCGAGCAGCCGCAGGAGGTGCTGATCTTCGACGCCAAGTATCGTGTCGCGCCCGATGGCTGTGTGCCCCAGGACGCGCTCGACGATGCCTATGCCTACCGCAGCGCGATCGGCGTGGCAGGAGCGCGGGCGACACTCGGCACGTTTTTGCTCTTCCCCGGCACCGTGCCGCTCATCACCGCCGATCGGGTCGGCGCGCTGCCGTTTCAGCCCGGAGCTACTGCCGACCTCGCGCAGGTGTTGCAGCAAGCTTTCGGATAACTTCAAGTTTCGAGTTCCGAGTTTCGCTTTGCATGCCCTCACCCCCGGCCTGCTCTCCTGTTGGATAGGCGAGGGGGAGCAGTGCCTCGCGGTGCTTGGTGCTTGCTGCTTGGTTCTTTGTTCCGCTGTTCTTGTGTTCCCACACCCTGGCGTGTCGGCGTAGGAGCAGGCTTGACTCGCGTCGTAGAATAGGGCGCATCGATGCAGAAGCGATACCTCATCCGTTCCAACCAGAGGAGAGCTGCGATGCCCTGCCTACTTGGACTTCTGGCGCTGGCGACACCACGTTTGGTAATCGTACTCTTATGGCTGTTCAGCGATTGGTTCACCGGAATCTTCGAATCGGCGCTATGGCCGGTGCTGGGCTTCTTCTTTCTGCCCACCACGCTGCTCTGGTACACCGCCGTTCAGCATTGGTTCGGTGGCGCGTGGACCTTCTGGCCGATCGTCGGCCTCGTGATCGCTCTGATGATCGATGTGTCGCCTGCCGGAAGCCGACGGAAGGCCGAGGCGTAGACGCGCGACGAAGATGCAACGGTGCTGAGGCGAAAGGATCGTGCGTACTATGGCGCGACGACAACAGTCTCGAGGGTCGTGTGTCTTTTGCGGGAAATCGATGACGCGCGGTGGTCTTGCCAGGCACCTGGCAACCTGCTCCGAGCGCCAGGCGGCGATCCAGCGCGCCGATCAGGGCAAGGGAGCCGAAGATCCCTGGTACCATCTCCAGATTCAAGACGCAGGCTATGGCGATTATTGGCTGCATATCGAGATTCGCGGCTCAGCATCGCTCGCCGTGCTCGATCAGTATTTGCGCGCGATCTGGTTGGAGTGCTGCGGACATCTCAGTCAATTCTCGGTTGGCGGATGGAGCGGGCAGGAGATTGCAAAAAACCGCAAAATTGCGCAGGTCTTCCAGCCAGGCGTGACGGTGACGCATATCTATGATTTTGGCACGTCCTCAGAAACCTTGATCAAGCTGGTCGGCACTCGTACCGGCAAGGCGCTGACAAGACACCCGATTGTGCTGCTGGCGCGCAACGATCCGTTCCAGGCGCAGTGTATCGAGTGCGAACAGCCTGCGATCTGGCTGTGCATCCAGTGCCTCTACGAGGACGAAGCGGGCGGAGTGCTCTGTGATCGTCATGCCGAGGAGCATCCGCACACCGACTACGGAGAGCCGATGCCGCTGGTCAACTCGCCGCGAGTTGGCATGTGTGGCTATGGGGGACCGGCAGAGCCGCCCTACTGAGGATGCGCCGCGCTGAGTTTTGGCGATCGGTCGAAAGTCCAATTGAAACACGACCGATCCATGCTATGCTCGCCTCTACGATAGCAACTCAAGGAGCCACATCACGATGGTCAACCTGCGCGACATGATGCTGAGCACGCCCCTTAACGCTGTTCGCGTTCGGGAGCTGCGCGGCATCACGCCCTCTGCCGAGGTGTCGCCGGGCTAGGCTGGTGCTCCATGCGATACGTTGGCCGTGGGCGAAGACTTCGTCCACGGCTTTTTGATTCTATCCTCTCTGTAAGCCGCTGGCACGCGAATCTGACGCGCTCATCTGACTGTTGCCGATGTGGCCGCCGACCATCCGGGGTCGGCGAGCGCAACGGAGGAAGTATGTCGAAGAAGAAGCAGAAACCAGCGCAGCCCTGACGCGGCGGAGCGCCACATCGTCCGCCCAAACAGCCCTTTGGCAACCGTCCGATCATGTCGCGTCGTCCGCTGCGCCAGCCTGGACGGTAGCGCAGACCAGTCCCGACGCAACGTGTCCTGGGTATGATGAACCTTCATCTGCCCAGGACGCATGCCGTCCACCTCTACTGTCTCCCCCTGGTCCTGAGCAGGTTCCAAAGTGTATACTGGATACGTTCTCGATCCAGGCAGCGCGTGCCGGGTCGAGGCGATCGGGCATTGAAGCAGCATGGGAAGTCTGCTATAGTTCGCGGAATATGGAAAAATATCTGAATGACATGCTAACATTGCCCGCCGATGCCGTTCCTCCGGCGCTCGACGAATGGCTGTCTGCTCACGAGTCCGTCGCGCTGCTGGTATCGCTCGAACGCCTGCCCGATGGACGGCTTGTGCTGCAAGCGCTGCCCGATGTCGATCCGACGCTGGTGGCGCAGATCCGGCGCGTGCTGGCGCAGCACGCCGATGTGCTGCGCAGGCTGACATGAGCGACGACGTGCTGCCGCTCCAATCGCTGAAGCTGACCGAGATCTTTCTGATCCACGAATTGCTGATCGAGACATTCGGCGGCATGCGCGGTGTCACCGAGCACGGCTTTGGTAAGCTGGAAGCCGCCGTAGCCGCGCCCGATGTGTCGATGTTCGGCGAGGATTTGTACGTGGGCCTGCCCGCAAAGGCGACCGCGCTCTTTTTTCGCCTGGTCCGCGCGCATGGCTTCTCGGACGGTAACAAGCGCGTCGCACTCGTGGCACTGATCGTGTATCTGGAACGGAACGGCATGAGGCTTCATGCCGATGACGATGCTGTGTATGATTTCACGATGGCGGCGGCAACCGATGCGACGCAGGAGCAGGTCGCGGCGTGGATCGAAGCGCGGTGTGTAGCGTATGCCGATTGAGTATCTGTCACAATTCGACGTGCTGCAAATTCGTACCAGGCTGGCCGCGCAGGTGCGTACCTCGTTCGACGAGTGGAATCTGCACGGCCTCCAGTCGGCGCTGGCCGCTCCCCGACAGTCGATGTTTGGCATAGAGCTGCAGCCGACGCTGTGGGATAAGGCGGCGATCCTCTTGTCGCTGCTGATCAAAAACCATCCGTTTCACGACGGCAACAAGCGCATCGCCTTTATCGCGGCGCAGGAGTTTCTGCGCCGCAACGGCTGGGACCTGACCGTGAGCATGCCTGAGGCGGCGGCGTTTACGACGGGCATCGCCGCCGGACGGGTGGACGTGCCTGAAATCGTGAGCTGGCTGCAAGCGAATGCAGAAGCGAGAACAGAGCACAAAGACGCCGGGTGCCCTTTGGGCATGGGCACCCGCATGGCACCCGGAACCAAGAACAGGGGATAAATTCAACCGTACTCTCTGTTCCCTGGTTCCCGTGTTCCGCTGTTCTAAACGCTTACTCCATAGATCTCACCGAACTTGGCGCGCAGGTAGTTCAGATAGGGCTTGGCGTCGAGCGAGCCGCCGGTTGCCTTCTGGATCAGCGTGTTGGGCTTGAACTTCCGCCCGTGGCGGTGGATGTTCTGCCGCAGCCAGCCGAGCAGCGTCGCATACTCGTTGCGCGCGATCTCTTCGGGGATCGACGGATGCGCTCCCAGCGCGCTCTCCCACAACTGCACCGACAGCACGTTGCCGAGCGTGTAGGTCGGGAAGTAGCCGATCAGGCCGCTGCTCCAATGCATATCTTGCAGCACGCCCTGCGCGTCGTCGGGCGGCGTGATGCCAAGCAGCGATTCCATGCGGCTCTGCCACTCTTCGGCCAGATCGCCGACCTGCATCTTACCCTCAAGGACCGCCGTCTCAAGCTCGAAGCGCAGCATGATATGCAGATTGTAGGTCAGCTCGTCGGCCTCGACGCGGATGAACGAGGGCTGGACGTTGTTGATCGCGCGGTAGAACACATCGAAATCGACCTGGCCGAACTGGGCCGGGAAGAGTTCCTGAAGCCGCCCATAATTTGCCTGCCAGAATGGTCGGCTGCGGCCTACGAGGTTCTCCCACAGCCGCGACTGTGACTCATGCACGCCCAGCGACGCGCCGCCGCTCAGGGGCGTGCGATTCAGCGCCGGATCAACGCCCTGCTCATACATCGCGTGGCCGGCCTCGTGCATCGTGCCAAACAGCGCGGGATTCAAGAAATCGGGGTAGAAGCGCGTTGTGATGCGCACATCGCCCTGATCGAAGTTGGTGTAGAACGGATGGACCGTGCGATCCTGCCGCCCACGGCTCCAGTCGTAGCCGAACGCGCGCGTGATCTCGACGCCGAACTGCTCCTGCCTGGCTTCGTCGAACTCCTGATGGAGGATGCTGTCGTCGATCTGCGTGCTGCTCGCCATGATCGCCTTGAGCAGCGGCACCGTGCCCGCCTTCAGCTCATCGAAGACCACGCGCACCTGGGCGGTGCTCATGCCGGGCTCGTACTGATCGAGCAGCGCATCGTAGGGGTGCTCGTCGTAGCCCAGGTAATCGGCCTCGCGTTTGGCAAAATCAAACATTTTCTCAAGATACGGCTGGAAGCGCGTAAAATCCGATTTGCGCCGGGCCTCTTCCCACGCCTGGTTTGCCAGCGAGGCCGCCTGGGCGCGCGCCCGCACGAACTCCGAGGGCAGCTTGCGATCCTGCTCGTACTCGCGGCGCACATAGCGCACCAGACAGGCGTCGTCGCTCTCGTCCTGCTCGTCGGCGGCCAGCGGCGCAGCTTCGTCCAGCAGCCGCCCGATCTCGTCGGCGGTGAAGTACTCATGCGCCAGCCGCCGCAGCGTCGCCACCTGATGCGCGCGGGCTGCCGCGCCGCCGGACGGCATGTAGGTGCGCTGATCCCAGCTTAGCACGCTTGCCGCGCGATTCAGATCCGTTACGGTCGCCAGACGTTCTTTCAGCGTTTGGAGTGCCTCAGACATAGTTCCTCCTGATACAAGCTTGATCACGTCTCGGATGCCGGGCCGCGTCCCACGCCCAGTCCAAGAAACAGCATGCTGCCGAGCAGCCGGAGCGCCGCCGCTACCAGCAGCATCGTGCCGATCCCGACATAGTTTGCCAGCGCCGCGCCGATCAGCGGAGCGCCAAAGGTTGCCAGGTAATTCGTCGTATGATAGAGTCCAACTGCTGTGCCGCGCGATGCCTCCGGCGCAGTACCCATCAGCACATCGAAAATTACAAGATCGGAGCCGGCCACGAATATCCCGGCGACTCCGGCATAGATCAGCAGCGGCCATACACTGCCGGTCGCCGCCGTCAGCAGCGGGTAGAGCGCCAGCCCGAACGCGCACAGAGTCAGCACGTTGCCTGCGCCCCAGCGCCGCGCGATGTAGATCCATAGGCCGTAGGCTACGAGCAGCACGCCGCTCTGCACGGTGTTGATCAGCCCGATCGACGAGTCCGACGCCTGGACGACGCGCACCCAGTAGAGCGGAAAGAGCGGGATTGCCATCGCCATGCCGCAGCGAAAGACGAACTGGCTGACGACAAAATGCGTGAATGGGCGCTGCTCTTTGAAGAGCCGAAACATCCGCGCAAAGGATGTGCGCCACGGCACCTGCTCCGGCGGCGGGGGCGGCTCGCTGGCAGGCAGCACGATATTGGTCGAGAAATAATAGCTGATTAGTCCGCCGACGAA
The Herpetosiphonaceae bacterium genome window above contains:
- a CDS encoding DUF1772 domain-containing protein, whose protein sequence is MTRQRIAFTIMLAYLWVMMILLGSIAIETFMIYPNIFHNPPESFDIALKFMSVRAPNDFFPPLGFLSWVTGAGALLLGWNVRSARYWILGSLLMIVCEGLVSMAFFWPRNTIMFIEGPAVHSAAFLRQTAQEFQTLHWSRVAFNLASSVFIFTGFLKFYRHRIIAQHALTAPRGTIQARGA
- a CDS encoding DUF1003 domain-containing protein — protein: MTNSLQEVAKKRLRTSFEALSAREQQILRQHVEGIHISRNTNRDFEERLTFGQRLADRVATFGGSWTFIMLFAAILFSWIILNSLVLARRAEAFDPYPYILLNLVLSMLAAIQAPIIMMSQNRQAAKDRLTVAHDYEVNLKAELEIASLHEKFDELREHQWAELVAMQQEQIRLLMQLLDARTTPVKSG
- a CDS encoding carboxypeptidase M32; this translates as MSEALQTLKERLATVTDLNRAASVLSWDQRTYMPSGGAAARAHQVATLRRLAHEYFTADEIGRLLDEAAPLAADEQDESDDACLVRYVRREYEQDRKLPSEFVRARAQAASLANQAWEEARRKSDFTRFQPYLEKMFDFAKREADYLGYDEHPYDALLDQYEPGMSTAQVRVVFDELKAGTVPLLKAIMASSTQIDDSILHQEFDEARQEQFGVEITRAFGYDWSRGRQDRTVHPFYTNFDQGDVRITTRFYPDFLNPALFGTMHEAGHAMYEQGVDPALNRTPLSGGASLGVHESQSRLWENLVGRSRPFWQANYGRLQELFPAQFGQVDFDVFYRAINNVQPSFIRVEADELTYNLHIMLRFELETAVLEGKMQVGDLAEEWQSRMESLLGITPPDDAQGVLQDMHWSSGLIGYFPTYTLGNVLSVQLWESALGAHPSIPEEIARNEYATLLGWLRQNIHRHGRKFKPNTLIQKATGGSLDAKPYLNYLRAKFGEIYGVSV
- a CDS encoding type II toxin-antitoxin system death-on-curing family toxin — translated: MSDDVLPLQSLKLTEIFLIHELLIETFGGMRGVTEHGFGKLEAAVAAPDVSMFGEDLYVGLPAKATALFFRLVRAHGFSDGNKRVALVALIVYLERNGMRLHADDDAVYDFTMAAATDATQEQVAAWIEARCVAYAD
- a CDS encoding DUF1697 domain-containing protein — protein: MSAAQQYIAFLRAINVGGHTVKMADLRALFEELSFANVATFIASGNVIFESPNADARALEAQIERHLKQALGYEVATFLRTTAELAAIAAYQPFAKADAEGSSLYISFVAAPPTKEARQKLMALRSPTDDFHVHGREIYWLCRTKLSESAFSGALLEKTIGMPATMRSATTVKKLAAKYPAPQ
- a CDS encoding DUF2357 domain-containing protein, which gives rise to MNLRDAITVNNQPLSAAAPVGDFYEWQPIEIGCAPQPGVVAARLRIDAADLGSPTTTLGDTTWRWRWNPQHAVGRFEATLELRRADDTTTESFELRIVPRKLDLERYEALITAVQRDAYAIVYALSGGREGATLQPPSAPQRPLVEEYYTLVERHVADALALVKQIGPRPHHTLQPQPTETQLPEVDRLEAAALAEALRGPLDDLPDDVLPPLQAALRPPERVRGGPVPRMVRTARSTASHDVIEHRLLKHVLHVLLWRMGFVREMVRRELLRRQRNAQVIDEGGALATFERWHKRCGRALRDLRKALESPFLAGVAALHALPGPTHLMRHDPRYRRLYELYRHLRAVPFIALDSPTLWLPIQELPLLYEQWCALQVVNALLPMGEILVQSLVARAQQATDPIRSSRWTLRLSQNTPLLTVRRADGARLAVCYQRRYQPQPPSSAVLGALDPFVRIPDIAVERARAEQPQEVLIFDAKYRVAPDGCVPQDALDDAYAYRSAIGVAGARATLGTFLLFPGTVPLITADRVGALPFQPGATADLAQVLQQAFG
- a CDS encoding type II toxin-antitoxin system death-on-curing family toxin; translation: MPIEYLSQFDVLQIRTRLAAQVRTSFDEWNLHGLQSALAAPRQSMFGIELQPTLWDKAAILLSLLIKNHPFHDGNKRIAFIAAQEFLRRNGWDLTVSMPEAAAFTTGIAAGRVDVPEIVSWLQANAEARTEHKDAGCPLGMGTRMAPGTKNRG
- a CDS encoding MFS transporter, whose product is MQRTQLRHRVRGVVQTISTPPSALSLYERNARYVMIDGLGVGLVAGVATFLSVFLARLGASNILVGLLTAMPAVTGALLAIPLGQFLGRQTNIVTWYARSRIWVLSSYALTGITPFLFGDAAPIAIIVIWAIATIPQTLVNICFTLVMSGVAGPTRRMALMSRRWTTLGISNALSVAAVGWALEQIRFPLNYQVVFICSFVGGLISYYFSTNIVLPASEPPPPPEQVPWRTSFARMFRLFKEQRPFTHFVVSQFVFRCGMAMAIPLFPLYWVRVVQASDSSIGLINTVQSGVLLVAYGLWIYIARRWGAGNVLTLCAFGLALYPLLTAATGSVWPLLIYAGVAGIFVAGSDLVIFDVLMGTAPEASRGTAVGLYHTTNYLATFGAPLIGAALANYVGIGTMLLVAAALRLLGSMLFLGLGVGRGPASET